The Cucurbita pepo subsp. pepo cultivar mu-cu-16 chromosome LG08, ASM280686v2, whole genome shotgun sequence genome contains a region encoding:
- the LOC111800648 gene encoding chitinase-like protein 1, with product MAVNCSLLVILALILMASVVSGDEPSIKPKVKIVKGKKLCDRGWECTWSSYCCNLTITDYFETYQFENLFSKRNSPVAHAVGFWDFHSFILAAAQFEPLGFGTTGDKKMQMKEIAAFLGHVGSKTSCGDGVVTGGPLAWGLCFNKEMSPSQDYCDDYFKLTYPCAPGAQYYGRGALPIFWNYNYGKIGDALKIDLLHHPEYVEQNATIGFQTAIWKWMNPVKKSQPSPHDVFVGNWKPTKNDTLSKRVPGFGTTMNILYGDSICGKGDIDPMNNIISHYLYYIDLMGLSRDEAGTHETLSCAEQIPFNPTYVAPAAVS from the exons ATGGCTGTGAATTGCTCCCTTCTGGTGATACTGGCACTGATTTTAATGGCGTCGGTAGTGAGTGGAGATGAACCTTCGATTAAGCCGAAGGTTAAGATTGTTAAGGGGAAGAAGCTTTGTGATAGAGGATGGGAGTGTACCTGGTCTTCTTATTGTTGCAATTTGACCATTACTGACTACTTCGAGACCTATCAATTTGAGAATCTCTTCTCGAAGCGTAATTCGCCGGTGGCCCATGCCGTCGGGTTCTGGGACTTCCATTCCTTCATTCTGGCTGCTGCTCAGTTCGAGCCGCTCGGATTTGGAACCACTGGGGATAAGAAGATGCAGATGAAAGAGATTGCTGCTTTCTTGGGCCATGTCGGCTCTAAGACCTCTT GTGGCGATGGAGTGGTCACAGGAGGGCCACTTGCTTGGGGTCTTTGTTTCAATAAGGAGATGAGTCCTAGCCAGGATTATTGTGATGACTACTTCAAGCTTACCTATCCTTGTGCTCCTGGTGCTCAGTATTATGGCCGTGGTGCTCTGCCCATTTTCTG GAATTACAATTACGGTAAGATTGGCGATGCTTTGAAGATAGATCTGTTGCATCATCCTGAATATGTGGAGCAGAATGCAACCATTGGATTTCAAACTGCAATATGGAAGTGGATGAACCCAGTGAAGAAGTCACAGCCTTCACCCCATGATGTCTTTGTTGGCAATTGGAAACCCACAAAGAACGACACCTTGTCCAAAAGGGTTCCTGGTTTTGGTACAACCATGAACATTCTCTATGGAGATTCCATCTGTGGGAAGGGTGATATCGACCCGATGAACAACATTATTTCTCATTACCTATACTACATCGATCTGATGGGTCTTAGTCGGGATGAGGCCGGGACTCACGAAACGCTTTCGTGTGCTGAGCAGATTCCGTTCAATCCAACTTACGTCGCTCCAGCTGCAGTTTCTTGA
- the LOC111801074 gene encoding mitochondrial import receptor subunit TOM40-1-like has protein sequence MAGLVPPTTAAAAATATALPVPPKKTEDEKVDYLNLPCPIPYEEIHREAFMSLKPELFEGMRFDFTKGLNQKFSLSHSVSMGPMEIPAQSAETIKIPTANYEFGANFIDPKLMLFGRILTDGRLNARVKCDLSDNLTLKANAQLTNEPHMSHGMVNFDYKGRDFRTQFQLGNGALFGASYIQSVSSHLSLGGEVFWAGQHRKSGIGYAARYNTDKMVATGQIASTGMVALSYVQKVSEKVSLASDFTYNYMSRDVISSLGYDYILRQCRLRGKIDSNGCVAAFLEERLNMGVNFILSAEIDHRKKDYKFGFGLTVGE, from the exons ATGGCTGGCCTTGTCCCTCCGACCACCGCTGCGGCTGCTGCTACGGCGACCGCCCTGCCTGTTCCACCGAAGAAGACAGAGGACGAGAAAGTGGATTACCTGAATCTCCCATGTCCTATCCCCTACGAGGAGATTCACCGTGAAGCTTTCA TGTCTTTGAAGCCGGAGCTGTTTGAAGGAATGCGATTTGATTTCACCAAAGGACTCAATCAAAAGTTCTCCCTCAGCCACAG CGTGTCTATGGGACCAATGGAGATTCCTGCTCAATCCGCTGAGACCATCAAAATCCCTACTGCCAACTACGAGTTCGGTGCTAACTTTATAGACCCGAAG TTGATGCTTTTTGGGAGGATACTCACCGATGGAAGGCTCAATGCGAGAGTGAAGTGCGATTTATCTGACAATCTCACTTTGAAGGCCAATGCACAG CTGACAAATGAGCCACATATGTCACATGGGATGGTCAACTTCGATTACAAG gGCAGAGACTTCAGAACCCAGTTTCAATTGGGCAATGGTGCCTTATTTGGAGCAAGTTACATTCAG agtgtATCTTCCCATCTTTCATTGGGCGGTGAAGTATTTTGGGCTGGTCAGCATAGGAAGTCCGGTATTGGTTATGCTGCAAGATACAACACAGATAAGATG GTTGCCACTGGACAAATTGCCAGCACGGGTATGGTGGCTCTGAGCTACGTTCAAAAAGTGTCTGAGAAG GTTTCATTGGCATCTGATTTCACGTATAACTACATGTCAAGAGATGTAATATCCAGTCTTGGCTATGACTACATTCTTCGACAG TGCCGTCTTAGAGGGAAGATTGATTCCAATGGTTGTGTAGCTGCTTTCCTTGAAGAGCGACTAAATATGGGTgttaatttcattctttccgCAGAG ATTGATCACAGGAAGAAAGACTACAAATTTGGATTTGGTTTGACAGTAGGAGAATAG